The genomic stretch TAAATAAAGTTcaaataatttaaaattaaataacTATGATGAGTAATTGGATATCGGTATTCagtaattttttaaaaaaaataatatttatttttaaataaaatatataaaaaaaatgacaTGAATGTGATTATTTTATTAGATGAGGATATTGTTGTCTAATTAAGAACAATATGCAATTGAATAGACTTATAACTCAAATTATTCATGCAATGTCAAATTAAACATGTGTTCCAACAGTAATgcaaaaccctaacctagagagaATTACCTACTCATAATACAAATTAAAATACCAAATACAAATAAGAGGTTTGCATAAGAGGTCCCTTGAATAAATGGGCatccaatggcttcaaatgcgCTCCAAATATGTCTTTCGGTGTTGTAAATCGTCATTTTCAATGTACAATCGCAGAACCCTTGAAAAAGTACAAAATATCCCCTTTTAAAGCAATCAGAATGGATCATAAATGCGTCAGAAAAAGTCCAAAAATAGTACCATCGCGTGCGTTATAACTTACATCACAATGTTGACTTTGCTTTTATATCATGCACGTGATGTTGCGCATGATTATTCTAGTAACTGCATGTATTTGCTCTTTTTTCCACTTGATTTTCAGTAAGTCCTTATTTTTTTCATACTTAGTTCTTTTTGCATCTTTATTGGCTTTTACTCCTCATTTTTGCTCTTCTTTAACTTGTTTTGATATGTTTCTTCGATTGAAAACACGCAATGACAAAGTTTCATTAGGGTGTCGTTGAAACCCAATGCTTTTATTatgaaagcttttgatggtttTAAGAGAGTTGTGATCGGAGAGGTGGATATTACTATACGGATTGGTCCCCACATTTTTGTCGTTACATTCCAAGTCTTGGATATATATCCAGCTTACAGTTACTTGCTTGGATATTaaacttcattaagagtttgaaaaAACTCAACCCTCAATATGTAATAGTCAATATTGTCACATAATGTTACACAAACATCCAAATTAATGATTTGTTATTACCCATTAAATCTTAGGTTAAGGTTTGTTAACTTCAGATTGGACTTTcaattatttttttcaattatttttttcACGAGATTCTTTATTAGTGATGAACTTTCAATTATTTTTTTCAACAACCCGCGAAGAACCTTCCTCACAAGGTTTTTCATTTATGGAAATCTCGAATTCCATATTCTTCGCGATAAGGTTATCAAAATTTCACATCTCAAGATTCAATAGTTACATTAGACTCTGAATTCAGAGGTCTAGCATAATCAATTTTAGATGATTTTTATATGTCTTATAATAATAAATCTCATTCAACACATCTATGTTATTCATATATCCTATGAATCATAATTTAAACACATAATTTTGGAATCATAAATAATAGTAAATTTGACCGTAATTAACAAATTTATCCTTTATTATGTAATTCTAATAAATCATTATGATACATACAcatgaaaatgaaaataaaatgaatattAGATATGTGAATACCTTTATTATATATTTATTGGATATTACATTGTTTCTATTGAAAATTATATTGCAAAACAGTAAAATATATGAGTTAGTGAGGCAGAACAAAATATATTGATTCACCAAATTGTAAATCTTGAGAAACAAGTACTATGCATTCAATTATATGTACTGTGAATCTGTTATTGTGCATGCACATTTAATTTACAACAGATATTACAATCTAGATGTAAGTGATTTATGCATTATGAGAAACTATTTATTTATTCATAAATAATGTAATAGGCACTCTTTCAAATAGTATATGTTCGAATCTATGTAACCTTATAGTACTACCAATCTTTTCAATGTACTATTACTTTCTTTATAATTCAAGAATTAtatatacaatttattatttttaattcatataaataattattactgAAAAATCACAATATAAAATAATTAAGATTATAATACTAACAGTTAAAGAATTTTATATTTGATCTTGATATTATAATTTTTAGCGCTTCCAGATTCATAATGTAAATTCTTTGTATGTTCATAATATATAGACGACACGTCAGTTTATTCTTGGATGTTTGAAACGGAAATCCCGGTTGTCATTCTTTAAAATACTATAAAATTGTTAGAAAAAAATTGATTATCGATTAAATGCATCGAGGCTAGAATTGTGAATGAACCACATTTCTTATAGTATTAAACACTATCAAATTGTCTTAGAGTTTTTACGCAGGAATATCCATGACAATTCAATTTATACTTGAATTTGCACAAGAtcgatgaaaactcgaatgtagAAAAGATGGAATTCAGAAAGTTCTATGAAgaatattaatttttttaatgtAATTTTCTGAATCTGAATGTTTAATTTATATGTCATACTGATGTTGGTTCATAAGGGTTGTGACCCTTGATAAAACACGAACTTTCAAAAACACTTTTGCTAAGTGTTGCATTGCTTCGCCTACAATATCACTTTTCAAACATTGCACTGTTTCGTCTACAACATGATTTTTATCAAGTGTTGCACTATTTTGCCTACACTAACAGTTTTCAAAGGTGATACTTTTTACATTTTGCAACTCTTCACAAAATGTTGTCTATTCCCGAATTCAAATCCATATTTCTGAATTCAAACATATTATAACACTACACAAATGTTGTTTATTTCCGAATTCAAAATTATTCTTCACTTAAATATTTTCTTATCATTTTGAAACACACTCAAAATTCTTAATAATTTACAACACAAACTACAAAAGagaaatttaaaaatataaataaaaaaactAATAATTCATTTTAGAGAAAACTAGCGTCCAAACGGGCACTCCGTGCCCGTTTGTCCGCTTTTTTTTATTGCGCTAACGGGTGAAAATATTAACAGCgtcttttttttataaatttgattttaatataaactAATTATATGATGAAACATATGATATTTATTCATacaaattaaattttgtttgcAATATGTAATATTCGCGCattaaatttgatttgaattgAGAAAACCGCATTGTGACGTGACTATATTCAACCGCttttttcaagaaaatcaatAATGTGAGTGGAATAATTTGATGGTTAGGAATACCGTATTATGGAAAATAAAAATAGGTTACACCAAAATTAAATTTTGTGTTTATATATTGTTATAGGTTGTTCAAAACAATAAGAAGATTTAGataaaataagaagaaaaaaaatatttctcACCGTTTATTAAGCAAATAAGCATAAACATTAACAAAGATATTAAATGACATTGTTGCTTAATAGGAATGTCAACCACATAACCAAAATCATAAATATCTCTCTTTTCAGTGCAAAACAAATGAAGTAAATTAATATAGTAAAAAATATAGTGTAATCTAGTGAGTACACGCCAAGTGTGACATTGAAAAAGTATAGTTGAACGATTAAACATAATAGATAAATACATAAGGTTGTGACAAcaaaatttttttaaaaactataTTTTTGGTAAAATCCCCTTCTTCCCCTCTACTTTTCCGTCTTTAATTATCACTCTTGTTGCAGCCCGCGAAACACCTCTTTATAAAGCAACATACAATTGTCCGTGACTGAAAACATGTCGTGGAAGATAAATTCTGACATTTGGAATTGTTTGTCCTTGTGATTTATTTATAGTGATTTCAAAACTTAGTTTGACAGGAAACTGTTTTCTAATAAGCACAAAAGGAATTCCGGCACCATCAGTGGTTTTGAGCTTAATTCTTGGCAAGAAAGCTCTTTTTCCAGCGTTGTGGCCTGTAAGTATTTCAACATCaagaaaattcataaaaaaaacCACGACATAACAATCTTGTATCATTACACAACCCAAATTTAGGGTCTATGTTACGCAATAACATCAAAGGAGACCCTATTTTTATCTTTAAAATATGTGGTGGTAAAGTACCAGGAGCAATTGTGTGTAAGTATTCTTGTTAATATAGATTATGAGTATCACCCTCAACCTCACCAAAAGATAACAAAATATGTTCATCTCTAGGGAACTTATTAATAATCATGTCATTCAACATATGTACATCACAATTTTTGGGAGTAAGTATGGCTCTCTCCACCATATATGAAGCATCCCATCCATGGTTTTCTAATTGGGGAAATGTATGTTGTATAAGCTTTTTTATGGAGCTTTCTCCTTCCCATGGTATTACAATTTCAGCAGGCATCTTGACCATGTCATCCTCTTTAGCAGGTTCATTTCCATCTCCAATCCTCATCAGAAACTGTGTAAACTCGTGGTCATGAATTGATAGCATATTTTGGCGCAAGTGTAGGATCTTTGTGGTGGCCCATAATTGAGACCTAACAATACACGCTGAAATCATTTGTCCTCTACTTCCTTTTTCAATAACAGGAAGCACCTGGCGAAAATCTCCTCCCATGATCATTATTTTTCCACCAAATGGAGCATTGATATTCATAATATCTTGCAGTGATCAATCTAATGCTTCCACACAATATCTATTTATCATGGGTGCTTCATCCCAAATGATTGCATTGGTTATTCTAATGAGTTTTGCAAGGTCACAATTCTTTGTTATTTTGCAAATAGAAATGGGCTCTATATCAATGGGGATCCCAAATCAAGAGTGTGCAGTTCTAGCACCAGGTAATAATGTAGCAGTTATACATGAGGAAGTTGTTTCTAAGACAATTTGACTATTACGTCTCAAATTTGCCATTATAGTTCGATAAAGGAAAGTTTTACCTGTTCCTCCAGGACCATCAACAACAAAAAATTGACTTTGTTTTTGGTGGATGGCGTTCATAATTGTATTGTAAGCACTCATCTGGTCATTATTTAACTTCTCAACAAATTGAATGTCTTCATCTGGAATTCGGATCGACAACTCTTCTTGAATAATTGTTGGCACTCCCCCTACTTCATTTGTTTCCCTTATCAATATTGGAAGATCATAGTTTTTGATTAGTTTTCCATGTAGCAGCAAAAGATCTCTCAATTCCCTTAATAACATACCTTCAAAGTTATTTTCCACAATAATATTTGTCATTTGATAATCCTCCACCATGTAGGGATAAAACTCATTAAATAGGCCTCTAACATCAGTTGGTTCACAAAAAATTAATATAGTCACAAACAACCTTCGTAAAGCATATGGCATGCACATATTTGATGCTTCAAGCATACATTCACGAATACTTTTGTCACTCTCTAATAACCCCCAATCCTCAACTGCTTTTTTGAACGTGAAAAAACATGTACTATTATGTGTAAGAAGGCATTCCCAGCTTGTTGGACCTCTAAAATGAGACAACAAAACACGTAAATAAAATTTCTCACCTTCTGAAGGAGATACTGTATAGATTCGACCAATAACTTTTCGTTTTGCCCGTCTTCACTGCCATTTTTGACCCCTTTTAGCCAACAATAATGCTCTGGAATCTCCCTGTACAAATAATTCCTAGCATGTGGATCCATTTGGTTTAGTGCAAAGAACTCAGTGAGCATGGTTACTGCATTTTGGTTATCATTTAGTACATCTGTGATTCATTGATGCTTATAAAACCGCACTTGATGATGATTTGGCAAGTGGATTTGTAGTCTTTAAATAGAGGGATATAACTTGTAAAGTGTGAATTTAAATATTTTCCACAATGCCTCTGGAGCACAAATCCATCTTGCATCAACATATTTTTGAATCTCATCCATACCTGTACCTCTGTGAACCTCCATTGCAACTCGATCAGAACCTTTGTAAACATATTTATACAAATATTTAATACTTTTGATGTTGCTGCAAATATCAACATTGATGTGACAATCATACTTCAACAACAACCATGGATTATAAGGAACCACCCATCTATTATCAACAGACTTATTTCTATTTAAAAAAATGGGATCACTAAACCTTCTCATGTACTCAGGATATGAGTCATTTCCCTGACGCGTCTCTTCACAAAAGTCTTTTGGGTATCTTCTTTTACAATGACCATTCTTCATACACGGAGAGCTTTGATTCAATACTCCACATGGCCCGTGGATCATGTGTTTTAACACATCTTCATACAATTCTGGTTCAGATTCATGTCGTGGTATTTCTGCTTTCACCATACTATCATACTCTTCAGGTTCCCGTAACTTGTCATCAGTATCCAAGATGAGTAGCATATACACATGTGGTAGTCCATGTTTCTGAAATTCGGTAACATACATATAACTTTTAACCCTCCCTAAGACTCCTTTGTTAATGACATCATCCTTCAACTGCTCAAATTTTGATCGAAAAATTCTTGTTAACAAATCAGGTCGATCTTGTGGGGTTTGATGGAGGCCTAGTTCGGAAGTTATCTCAATCCAAGAAGGATTGCATGTCATTGTAAGGAATATGTCTGGTTTACCATTGTTAAGAACAATGGCCATACCATCTTGGTATCTTTTTGTCATATCTCGCTTACTTCCAATAAATGACGATGGCAGTATTGTTCTTTGTCCGACATTATCTATAGAAATATATGAAAAGTATAAAAATTAAATGTGTGGATAGTGGTATAAACATAAAGTATACACTCTTCATGTATAAATATAATATGTTATATTAAATACCTGCGTTATTCTCCCCATCATGCAATGCATCTTGTAACCCCTGATATACCTAAGACCGAATATTATTTTGATTTCTTCGGATCCATCTCAACCTTCCTGTCTCAATCTTTACATAATTGTCTACAACATACTGTTGTAAAAGTCGACCCGATTTTAACAATACAGATTGATCATTACGACAAATCTACATTGAATAAAATAATCAATCTTGAATTATTTTTTTACACATTTAGAAGTATATTTCTTAGAAAAATAGTTCAGCGTGTACCTGAAGCACATAACTGTAGTACTCTCGGCATGTAACATTTTTTCCAACATTAGTTTTTGTTTCTATGTCCCAACCATATGTTCCAAACGGTAACAATATAGGCTACTGTAAAGGATCATAATACCCCATTGTTTCTTGAACCTTTGTTAGCTTTCCATCACAGTTGATGACATTTATATCTCTTCCATGTTCTATTGTATCTTCATCACCACCGCCTATAACAATTGTTGCGACTTGGGAAGCTGAAGGGAGACTATATTGGGGTTGATTCGACGAATGTTCTTTAATGAGTAACCTACATTCTTCAATATTTGGCTCTAGAGCAAGCTGCCTAAACATAATGACAAACGGGTTGCATTGGTGGAGTAGTTTTTGCAATTTATACAATACGGCTTGGTTAAGTATTGGGTTTTCCCTCATCCTATTTTGAAGCTCATGATCGGTATCATAAATGTATAACTGCAAGTAACATGGCCTTGAACCTTGATTCGGATGAAAACCTCCTATTTTGTGATAAATTGCGCCTTGAGCACAAAATGTGTAAATACCACAACCAGTTGCAACCAAACTTTCGCCGACATGAATACCTAGTGAAGTAAACGACATTACATGGTTGTAACTTCTAATATGTTGTCTAAAATGTCTGCCTTCAGTAGAACTGTCTAAAAATAACTGTAACAACTCGTCAGGAGCAGGCACTTGTGAAATTGTCACCTTTCCCCCTTTGCAACACTCTAAGTAGGAAGTAGGGATTGTATTGTCATAACAGTATTTCAAAAATTTCTAGCAATGTTATGTCTTGCTTGAAAAATATATCTTGATTTTGTGTTTTATTACATACAAAACATGCATTAAAAGAAATATACTTATTATCTACATGGTGACTAACGTgaaataatatttaaataaaaacaTACAATATATGGTATGGATTAAAAATACATAATTGTACCTTGATCGAAAACTGTTTGTGTTTCGTGAGTTTCAACAGGTGAATTAATATTTTGCAAATGTGATTCTATAAAAGAAAGTATTGACTTCAATATAGAGTTATAGATGAAAAATAGAAACAATATATAAATCTAAGTGTGTGTTACTATCAATTTGAGTATAGACAGAATTATACTTACCACAATCATTGTCATCAATATTTCTTATAAGTGGTCATGCTTCGTGGTTATCATTTTGTTGGAAAATCGGGTACGTAAAATTTTGATTTGTAAATTAGTATTGAATTAACATATCAGCCAATTATTTTTTCataattaattgatatttttaaaaaataaagtattaaaGTATAATCTATACAATAATTTAAAGTTTCTAACTCGTGGATGGATCGCGACTGGAATATGTGGTACTCGGTCCAGCTTCATTGTCATGTGCTCTTTGATAAAACCGAGAAGCAAAATTGGTATTTGTTAAGTCTTGAAATGACATCATGGTTCTCATATCAGAAAGATCacatgtttgaacttgttttCCTTTGTCTTTACTTTGTTTATAATTCGAACGCCTTCTAGCCAATTCTTCTTGTATTTGCTCAACATCATCCGCTGTCTTCGATGTCTTGTATTTTGTGTCCGTCTTTCTCTTTGACGTTCTCTTGAATCTTGACTACGAATATTTTCCATTATATTATTTTATCTGTAAAATTAAATGTAGTATTTAAAAATATCCaaactttttatttttaatatgtTTATTACTAATAAATTAATCTTGAATATTGACTACGAATATAAATGGAATACTTCCttttggtgtagcctatttttCTACCATTTTTATCCTTATTTTATTGTATAATTTACCTAATAACTTCCAATAAAACCACTATTATTAACTTCCACGTAACTTCCTATTAATAACTTCCACATgctttattttttaaaaattaagttatattatATTTTCAATGGTGTATTAAAAAAGCGGATAGACGGGCACGCGGGTGTCCGTCTAGATGCTAGTTTTATCTGTAAAATTAAATGTAGGATTTAAAAATATCCAAACTTTGTATTTTTAATATGTTTATTActaataaattaataaaatttacaaatgaaaaatatcaataaattaaaaaagaaatCTGAATTTTCAAGGTTCATAGTGATGATAATGGTTGATTCACATAATGGTTGATTCACATACTATGGTTGATTCTACATATATTTGATTGTCATCTATTATTTCCTGACAAATAATCACCAGATAAATTAGAAAAAAATAGATTTGAAATAAATAACATTTTTCTACTGTGATTAAACTTCATGTGAATGCAATTAAGTTTTTATAGTGATTTTCATATGTTGATGCAAGTTTTTATAGTGCTTTTTCTACTATGGTTAAATTTATTGTTGATGCAAGTAAGTGTTACTCTGTCTACAAAAATTGAATTTATGGAAGTTAATAGTGGTGAATTTTATGGAAGTTATCACATAAATTATACAATGAAATAACGAAAATATTTTACCTTTATTTATCTTACAAATTCCTTCTTTAATGATGGTGAGAATGAGAATCTGTTGACGTATGTGACCAGATAAGATAGAGAATCATTGAAAATTATGATTTACTTATAATCAAACATCAAGACTAAAATTTGAGAAAGAGAATATTAACAATAACAAAGATCATTAATAATAAAAATTGAATTGAATAGAAATGGAATAGAAACACATCAATTGAAAAGATAGATAAACAATTGAAAAAAAATTAACAATACTAAAATGTATAGAAACAAAGAAGAAATAGGAAAGGATTTTTGTCTCTATACATTGCTATTGGAAGTCCTCTGTGTGATGAGATGTATTCTTTATTTTTCTCATCCACTTTGCTTTTATAAGATTATCATTTGAATTGCACAAACAATAACAATTGAAAGTTCCACATGACTGATTCACCTATATATCTTTCATATGTTCATTCCATCAATATTTTTTTTCATTACGACATCTTCTTCCAAAACCAAAGACATGAATAAAAAACAACAAAATAATTAAGAATTAAGTAACCAAAAATAGTTACAATTAGTAAAGTATAAGCATAATCTTGTAAATAGAACTTAAAATTATAACCAAAGATGTGTGAGAATTGAGAACAacaaacaataaaagaaaatcaaCTTCATAATTTTTTATCATTTGTATCCATATCTGCAATATAGTTGTTGTAAGGATAAATAACTTACTctatttttcttcttttcttctaAATAAGAAATAACAGGGCATGTCTTGCACTGATTTTTTAATCCATGATCAACAATTACATTGAACTTTAAGGGTAACACAATTTTAGACGTCAAAACAAAAACATTATATTACTTTAATATTGAACTCTTAAAATCTGTAAGAATGAAACTAAATGAGAAATGTAAAAAAGAATACTAATAAATATTCAAATGAAGATAAAAAAACTAACCAATATATATAACCTTTCAACCTTCACTTTGTCTGAAACTTTTCAACCTTCATTTTGTCTGAAACCTTTCAACCTTCATTTTGTGTGAAGAAATAGAAAACAATTATGATTCCAAAACATTTTGATTTTAAAGTAATATTGAACTCTTAAAATCTGTAAGAATGAAACTAAATGAGAAATGCTCTTAAAATATGATTTTAAAGTAATATTCAAATGAAGAGAAAAAACTAACCAATATATATCACCTTTCAACCTTCATTTTATCTGAAACCTTTCAACCTTCACTTTCTATAAAGAAATAGAAAACAATTATGATTCCAAAGCATTATGATTTTAAAGTAATATTGAACTCTTAAAATCTGTAAGAATGAAACTAAATGAGAAATGTAAAAAAGAATACTAATTAATATTTAAATGAAGAGAAAAAATTAACCAATATATATAACCTTTCAACCTTCATTTTGTCTGAAACCTTTCAACCTTCACTTTGTGTGAAGAAATAGAAAACAATTATGATTCCAAAGCATTCTGATTTTAAGGTATTTAAAGATTAAACAATTGTGTGGGGATCAGTTGAAAAATTTAAAAACAGTTTTATGTGTGAGAGAGGGGGTTATTGCTGCAAGttatataaatatttttcttCTATAGTCAACATGTAACAACAAATTTTATccattaaaaataaaataaaaaataaataaatataagaAGTATAATGAATAAATATAAAtcatattttatatttaaatataattttaaaaaattacaGTATGTGGAAATTAATAATAGAAAGTGGAAGTGAGAGAGGGGGTTGAGATTAAGTGGAAGTTATTGCCGCAAGTTATATTAGCATTTTTCTTTTATAGTCAACATGTAACAACAAATTTTATCcattaaaaataaaagaataaataaataaatataaagaGTATAATGGATAAATATAAAtcatattttatatttaaatataattatAAAAAATTACAGTATGTGGAAGTTAATAATAGAAAATGGAAGTGAAAGAGGGGGTTAATATTAAGTGGAAGTTATTTCCGCAAGttatataaatatttttcttttataGTCAACATGTAACAACAAATTTTATccattaaaaataaaataaaaaataaataaatataaagaGTATAATGGATAAATATAAATCATATTTTATATTTgaatataattttaaaaaattacaGTACGTGGAAGTTAATAATAAAAAGTGGAAGTTAATAGCAAGAAGTTATATAGAAGTTGATAATAGTGATTTATTAAGTAAATTATACAATAAAGTAAGGATAAAAATGGTAGAAAAAAGGCTACACCAAAACTAAGTTTTCCctttatatattgttatagatAAAAGATGCACAACCAATcatataaaataattttaatcaTAATTTAATAAAGTATTCTATCaaattatattaatattttaaaaaaacttGAATTATTTGATAAATTAATAATTTCTTTTTGAACATCCGAGAATTTTTTGAATGACCGACAATACATGTTTATTTAACTCTTTATTTTATTCTAAATTTTGAATAATTATATcaaatattaaataaaatttaaataatttaaaattaaataacTATGATGAATAATTGGATATCAATATCtatctacttttaatatataaaagttaattactACCAAATTTACGTCATAAcctaattaaaattaataaaacatGGTTATTCAAGTCTCTAATTGTCTTTTTGCATTATTGGTATCCCTTTCAATTACAAATACCAATAAACATAATTTCATCTTTCCAAAGACATTTTTTTACGGTTTCTTTTACTCTTTCAATGTATTTCACTATTTCCATTAACCCTAAATCTCCTTGATTCTCCCATAATAATCAATTTTCATCTGCCAATGCATTGGTGTGGCGGAATTTCAAATTCAAAAGGAGAAAAtgtaatatttttaaatttattgaaaTTAGTGGTTTAATTAGTGTAGTTATCTTTTCAATGTAAGAATGAtgtcttttttttttctttttccaggTTCCAAAACATAGGAATCGTAAAGTTTATTGATAACAAAATCAACTAAAAGCTTTCATTCTTTCCATAAAATTTGATTATTTTTTACTCTCATCTTCCTTCTTCTATCattttcttatatatatatatatatatatatatatatatatatatatatatatatatatatatatatatatatatatatatatatatatatatatatatatatatatatatatatatatatatatatatatatatatatataatccaaTTTCTTTTTGACAATGTAAATTTGTGAATTTATTTTAATAAGACTTCTAATTCATAAATCATTTTATTCTCCTTTATACATTAATTATATTAAAGTAGAAAATACAGCTcttattattatttaatttaagaaTCTTTAAAAACGGAAAATTATACATATTTATTTATCATAAAACAAATTGTATTAATTATTATTAATGTTAtcattaaaatttgattaaaataAAGTAATTTTTTAGATATTTATccatttttttattaatatataaaacAAATCAGGATTCCTATTTTCGTAAGAATGTCAATATCTCTTAAactatttatttaaataattaagtatattttaaatttcaaataaTTGATTTAGAGATATTTTAAATTTGTAAGTAATACAAATATCATAAAAGATCAAACGAATGTGATTAATTTTTCTAAAAATGAAATAAAGCTTGCAATAATTAGAACATCTTTTTTCCTTTGtttaaattgaaaaataaaaCTATCATGTTTATATTAAAAATTCATATATCAATTCCATAAACAATAATACAAAAATAGAAAGATAATAGAATATATACACAGTTCATAATTAGGCAAACAACTTTATACGATATTTACAATATTAATCCATTTATAAATGAGTAAAATGGTAAATTTGTCAAAGTCTTATTAATACATTTATAAATGAGTAAAATGGTAAATTTATCAAAGTCTCTAATCTAATATAAGTATCATCACTTACGAATTGATTAAATAAATACACAATatatttaattataaaaatttatataaaattataaattatcaAAAATTTGTAAACCAACACACAATTATATTAGAGAATAAAAACCGACAGTATAATAATTTGATAAAAAAAGCTCAGCAAAATAATTGAAAAATAACTtaacttcacgtagaaatcctTAATGAAATTCATGGCATTATGAGATTTTTTTACACAAATAccagttttaaaaaaaattccaaaataattctgatttcaaaaaaaatcctAATTTACCCCA from Lathyrus oleraceus cultivar Zhongwan6 chromosome 7, CAAS_Psat_ZW6_1.0, whole genome shotgun sequence encodes the following:
- the LOC127102652 gene encoding uncharacterized protein LOC127102652, coding for MNINAPFGGKIMIMGGDFRQVLPVIEKGSRGQMISACIVRSQLWATTKILHLRQNMLSIHDHEFTQFLMRIGDGNEPAKEDDMVKMPAEIVIPWEGESSIKKLIQHTFPQLENHGWDASYMVERAILTPKNCDVHMLNDMIINKFPRDEHILLSFGEVEGHNAGKRAFLPRIKLKTTDGAGIPFVLIRKQFPVKLSFEITINKSQGQTIPNVRIYLPRHVFSHGQFLCCKLFYTTMNKIERPVHFVSNVSRDAKIDNQKIEKPVVAIVIAARKLGPYFQGHKISVKTNYLIR